tatagtaATCTACCGGTACGTTTTCCGCGCAGTTAGCTAACCCCATACCGAACACGGTCTAAGTAATAAATTTAACGATGAAACAAAATGGGTAACGAGGAATTGATTGGGGAGAAAACGCTATTTTGGCTAGGATAATAGGGGTATTTAGGTTTTGACGTGCCTTTCCACATAGGCAGTCCTACATGGCACCTCACATGGTCAAAAGtggcaaataattaaaataaatctctCACCAGTGGTACTTCCTTAAGTGCAAATATATGAGGGGTATTGGGAGAGGATACAAATCTAAGAGTGGGAAATAGTCAAATTCCCCATAAAAAAAGGATTGTTTTCTTTGGACCCATTATAAATGTAGATGCGCTTACTCTATAGCTCTATGAATGCATACACACCCCCTAACTTTATAATCACCTGTAAAAACTAGGTGACATATCTTGATATTAACAAAGTTACCACAGTCTTATCGCTCGGAGATACATTGTACACTGTCTATCGctgaaataataataataataataataataataataataataataataataataagttgtTGTAAATATGACACGTGTGTTAAATCCAGTACTTGAGTTTATATGAACAGGTTCCACCACAAGTAGCCTAAGCATCTAAGCTATGCTGGTATCactagataaaataaaaattatgaattaatttcttaacaaaatattcttcacATGGATTTAAAATGACAATTTCCATTAACACTAGAATTTTCCTTTTCCCACTTTTGGAGATCGTTTTCCAATATGAATGTTTTTTGTCCactatgaatttattttatattttattttgtgcaTGGTAGTTCCATCTTGGCTCCATATCGTTAAAGTTTTTCAAATCTTTTCATAGACATTTATAATTTGaaccatatatttttgataCTCCGTCCGTtatataatgtaagatgtttgacttttttagttgcaacgtttaatcattcgtcttatttaaaaatttatggaaataacatttattttgcttgtgatttactttattatcaataGAACTATAAacatgacttgttatttttttatatttgtgctaaatttttgaataaaacaaatggtcaaacgttaccaccgaaaaagtcaaacatcttatactACAATTAGTTAAAAGTCAATTTTAGTATACACCTAAGTGTTACTTTTATagacatattataaaaatccaCCTAAAAATTGATAAAGTGGTCCTATGGGTGCAAGCCATGACtacatgttaaaaatttaagattaaaaaattaaattttagtttataagaatATGCCTATAACgttaataaaatattgagGGCTTACTTTTTAACGCTAGACAAGGGTGACATAGCCACATAGGTGCATGTGCAGATATTCTCATGTGGATCGGACGTACGCACCAAACCCCAGAAATCGCTGCGCTCGTTCGTCTGTGCGTGGAACAAGCCCGGACAAACGCTACGCAATCTAGCAAGCTTGTTGGCACAAGCAAACGACGAAAACATCTCCCTATGCCCGTCAAGTACTTAATTACTAGTACTACTTAATTAACAAGCTGAGGGGATTCCATGCTTGCCACAAGCAACCGAGcagagactaattaattaatcaaaggCATGCAGGATAACTTGCATACCACTGGTTGGCACGAAATGAGCAAAAACCGGGCATAGATCTATCATCGATCAGCATGTGGGATCAAGACAatggtacatatatatttatttaattactccTATATAGGACACAATtaaataattgattaattaaagtGTCACAAAGCAGACAGGTTACTGTATATGGCAGTATTTGATTAGGCGCGATGTGGAAGATGAGTGCAAGAGAATAGAAGGATCATATCTGATGGACACAATCATTTTTGCCAAATCTTTTGGGGTAGGAGAGCATATGTGAACTGATCTTTCAGGCTAGAGTACACACCTGTTGAAAATGCATGTTTTTCTCTGTCGGGAAAAGCAGCAGTACTAATCGTGTTCAAAATGTCTACTTCTAACAATGATTGTCCACGCTCCTGGCATGGTTAATTATTTGTCATTTCCAAACTAAAAGAGATCCCTCCAATTTGTATCCGTAGAATTTTCCTTAATTAAGCCGAGCTAAAGATTCAGTAGTTTGTCTTGAACCCTGAAGCAAGCAGATATTTGCAATGAACTGCATGCCTGCCCAACaaattcaaacattttttgtGCAGTGTGTGCATGCACGATATCAACTTGTAGCAGGCCGGGATGTTAATTATCAATTAATTAGCATGGATCATGTGCGGCCACATGTTCTAGGCGTTGGGAATCATTCATTCGACTTCTTCTTTGTACCATGCAATGTCTCCCTCAAGAGTCAATAAAGATATCGACATGGACAGTATATAGGAGTAAAAGATAACAAAAGGAACGGAGAAACGAATTAAAGTGAAAAATGAAAGCTCCATGCAGTATTCATGGAACTAATGAACAGTAAAGTGCACATGAGCATCTAATTAATGGGCAATTAAAACAAAAACCTGTTAACCGTACCTACTCGATCGCTTTCTCTGTTGGCTTCCACTGGTCGTTAGATGTACACATTAGACTCAAGCTTTGGGCTGTAACGTTTTCCCAAGTGCATAAGCATGCCTATGTTtgcaagcatatatatacaaaagcGAAAGCTGCTATTCCCCTACgttcttttttacttgttaTTTGGAACATCGATGCACAGTTATTGCTGTATATGTTTAATAGttcttttctctatatatactaaaataaatatattaacatcattatatattttaagtctTACTATTTTCTGTACTTTAGTGAGTTGATTCATATCTAAGGTTGATTAATTATCCTCTTTCAAACTCTAGTAGAGGACCAACAAGCTTCGTGAAATTCTGAAGAAATTTCACTAATTACCGCCAAAAATGAAAGCCTTTTGGAGTCTACCGTCCAATTTCCACGCCTTTCCTTGCCATTCCGTTCGCCAAtccaatgcatgcatgtcaccAACTTAAGTAGTTCCCCAGTGGTAAATTTCAAAAGACTCAAAATTTGGTTAGCAAATTACGGAACGTTTACTTCTTCATGGCAATACTGAAATTTCTCGAAATTCTGGGTCTTGCAATGTGATATAGAAGCCTCAAGGAGAATTTTCGAAAGTAATATTCAGGGAAATTTTCCTATTAGAAGGTGAAAAACTAAATCAGTGGAACAAGAAAATCTTCTCTctctacatatataaaataaatattacttaccttttttaattaaatatatacatgggATAAAACCTTCTCCCTctctaggaaaaaaaaaagaaaagctacCCACTAAATTAAATCAACCAAAGCAAAGACAACCATACGGCCACGTTCATGTTGATTGTATAGCGTGGTATCTACTACGCTAGCATAGCTTTTTGCCAAAGGCCCATGTGTCCTGCATCATGTTCTCACTCCTCTAGATAAGTGTCAAGTGTGTGTCTAAGTTGCAAACCACTGGTATATAGGTTACGTTATTTTAGGTatattattttggttttttcacaCGTactttttaaactattaaattatattttttatacaaaaattttccaatATAGACATTAATTTCGTTATATATACTATGAAATAGCTATCAtgaaaatcagataattttttgtcttttatcTTCGtctaagaaaagaaaacaatgatgCCGTAGtactaagggggtgtttagatggcaagAATTTATGGTATAAAtgttacatcggatgtttgattggatatcggaaggggtttttggacacgaatgaaaaaacgaatttcacagctcgcctaaaaaccgcgagatgaatcttttaagcctaattatatcgtcattagcacatatttgctactgtagcacttgtggctaatcatagactaattagtcttaaaaaattcgtctaaCGGTTTCTCTCATagctatgtaattagttttttggttcatctatatttaatacttcatttagatatccaaagattcaatatgatgtttttggagaaattttttgggaactaaacaaggtctAACTATAGTTCTATATAAACCATCACGTTTGTCAGATATGGCCATCACCCCTAAGCTAACAGCCTCCCCATTTGTGGTTAGTAGAGTCTCCCAGTTATCTGAGCCTGCGTGTCGGTGGCAATGGCCGGCCATGGCGTGGTGGCCCTCGCCGTGCTGGCGGCGTACtgcctgctgctgcagctgccggcggcgagccggggGCAGCAGCTCCAGGTGGGGTTCTACAACACCAGCTGCCCCAATGCCGAGACGCTGGTCCGGCAGGCGGTGACGAACGCCTTCGCCAACGACTCcggcatcgccgccggcctcatCCGCCTCCATTTCCATGACTGCTTCGTCAGAGTAAGCCTTCTCTttttcgtttctttttttcccccttgttaTGGTTGTAGTAATTAATTCACTTATTCGATAAAGTGTGGTAATGAACGCCATTTTGTTATCTAATACggagtatatataagttttacaGTCCTCGAAACTATGTACAGTCCAAAACAAATATCTGTCTCTCTAGTCGACTCGTGTTTTTGTAAATTACAGTAAGAGAGACTACAAATTAGTGGAGAAAAGCTCAACAGGTGCAATTACGcaatcgatatatatatatataggtatttTTGATGTCAAACTTGATAAGGAAATCTGGAAAAGTCATTAACCCGTCGTCATCACACACCAGAGAAGCGCAAATTAAAGTCCTCTTGATTAGCAGAAATTAAAGatcaaagtgaaaaaaaaaaggtgaaagctagctagctagctcatccAGAGTCAAGTCAAAGAAAGCCTCCAGATAGATCGATATGACATTCCATCGACAGAAGCAACACACATATATGCCGTTATTCTTGTACCTGCTCCTCCCAAATAATCTTCCTTgcatcttttttcctttccttccttcGACTTTTTCAGTCCATACGCGCAGATCTCGATGACTAGCTGCATTGCAtactcttcaaaaaaaaaaaggctgcaTTGCATGATGTGCATTAAGGGCATCCCATGCATGTTCTCTCCCGTTGTGGAGAGTATTTTGCGTATTAACTCATTTGTTGCATGTTAGGtagttattatttttcaaaaaaaatagaatgactatatagattaatatgagatgtaaatttgatttatataagttgtaacaaaaaataacaaatttaaacgTGAACATATGTACAGTGGTTATAACTTATGGAAATTGAATTTGAATATGCATATTCGTGGAGTAATAATACatcttatataatatatcttttaattgttttaaaaactttatgaCTTATTAGATaacttgcaaaaaaaagagtgGATGAAAATCCATCTACCTCTCTTTGTCCACACCACTGTACGTACATATGAATATGATCGAGCTGGTTAATTAGGATAGTTTTAACTGAACCGTAGTACGTCGTAGGTCGGAGACAGAATCATTCAGAGTTCAGACCGTGGACGAATGCATGGCGAtctgaaattataatataatatggttGCTTGTACTAATGTCCATCCTCAATTGCTGGCATCTCGTCTAGCTAGATTCTATACGGATTTCAGGGAGAGCCGGAGAGATtatggtggtgtttgggataagagatttatttttagtctatttTCTATCGAATGAACGTTTATTATAAGTAGtaaacatagattattaataaaatccatatataatcttggactaattcgcgagacgaacctattgagcctaattaatccatgattagcctatgttatgctacagtaaacatgctctaattatggattaattaggcttaaaaaatccgtctcatggattaccactcatttataaaattagtttttattagtctatgcttaatactttaaattagtgtccaaacatccgatgtgacatgagactaaaaagtttagccccatctaaacgaCCCCTATATCGAGGAGATCGATACTAGTTTGAGATAATGACTTGCCAACTAATTAAATAGACTTCGGAACAAAACATTAATTCATCATCGGGCTTGAACATGGGGAACTTGAACCTTTAATCAAGCCTAGTATGTCGTAAACCGCTGGATAAACACTACACCATGTCGATCTGTTTGGGGGCAAAACAGATTACCCAGTTCAAAGAAAGACGATCCATCTGAAGATAGAAATTAGAATTTGATATGTAGTTGTGTCCTCCctcttaaaaataatatttttttattttttagaattttagatatttattttggtgTGATCTACCCGTCAACAACAATATAGAGCCTTCGTTTTAAGATGtgttagtttaattttaagaGGTGCTCGTAGAGAACTAGAGATAGGATCgataaatgtatatgtttaGTGCGTAATACTCGAACAGTTTAATGTTATGAGCCATTTTGGatttgtaataaatcaaatttcttttaagtttgatcgagtttataaaaatttacttgCATTAataccaaattagttttattaaatccatattttcataatatatttattttgcgtTGTAAATGTTGCCATATTTTTACCTACATTTGCTCTCAAACTTAAAACGATTGGCTTAGAACAAATGCAAAACAAGTTAAAATACGAAACGAATGAAGTATTTCGTAGATAGTGAATTACCCTTAGCAAGGTAACTAAAGTTTAATTTCACCATGAATTTTAGACCAATTGATACTGAGtaggtaatttattttattgctgTACAGGGGTGTGACGCGTCGGTGCTGCTGACGTCGCCCAACAACACGGCggagcgcgacgcggcgccgaACAACCCCAGCCTCCGCGGCTTCCAGGTGATCGACGCCGCCAAGGCCGCCGTCGAGTCGGCGTGCCCGCGCACCGTCTCCTGCGCCGAcatcgtcgccttcgccgcccgcGACAGCGTCAACCTCACCGGCAACGTCTCCTACCAGGTcccctccggccgccgcgacggcaACGTCTCCATCGACCAGGACGCCCTCAACAACCTGCCGCAGCCGACCTTCACCGCCGCGCAGCTCGTCGCCAGCTTCGCCAACAAGTCGCTCACCGCCGAGGAGATGGTCATCCTCTCCGGCGCGCACACCGTCGGCCGCTCTTTCTGCACCTCCTTCCTCGCCCGCATCTGGAACAACACCACCCCCATCGTACGTAGTACTACTACTGACTAgtcacgccggcgccggaagacgacctcgccgccgatccTCTCACACTCTCACTCACCGGGATATCTACTGGTGTGTGCGTGCAGGTGGACACGGGGCTGAGCACGGCGTACGCGACGCTGCTGCGGGCGCTGTGCCCGTCGAACGCGAactcgtcgacgccgacgacgacggcgatcgACCCGAGCACGCCGGCGACGCTGGACAACAACTACTACAAGCTGCTGCCGCTCAACCTGGGCCTCTTCTTCTCCGACAACCAGCTGCGGGCCAACGCGACGCTGAGCGCGTCGGCCGACAGCTTCGCGGCGAACGAGACGCTCTGGAAGCAGcggttcgccgccgccatggtcaAGATGGGCAACATCGAGGTGCTCACCGGCAGCCAGGGGCAGGTCAGGCTCAACTGCAGCGTCGTCAACAacggctcctcctccggcgccgggaCGGCGGCGTACCACTACTCCGGCTCCACCGTTTCCATCGACGAGATCGCGTCGAGCTGATCGCGTCAAGATCAAATCATTCTACGACGATGTCTCATGAAGAAAAACCTATACCACTTGTGTATGAGAAACTTTATTTgtctgcatatgcatgcattttgCCAATTATTTGACGTGTCATTTAGTTGTAGCTTGTGACGCTTCATGCACACTATTAATTGCCCCTCTTTTCTTAGCTTGTCAGCAGGATTAATAATCGAAATGGATTATTTGTGCCCTTTCTcgcaaataattttgttttttgtaaaatttctgCAACTTCAGTGTTTACTACGgaactgtttttttaatggttgAGGGagctatatatgtaaataaaagtATGCGAAATGACAGTCGATGTAATCTGACGACCGTACGTACACATACAgctcatattatttttatataaaaaagtactCTACAGTCATAAAATTTACGTTCACTGattttgtcaaaatttcaattttgatCAGAAATGGTTTGTCAAGTgctttaatttaaaaaatggtaCACGTagattactttaaaaatatcatcgtaatatctataatatattaatgtttatatatatggacaTAAAAGTATTTTATGGATTTggtgaatcttttttttttttgaataagaaggTAGATGAGACTCTACCTTGAATCTTGTTTTTAAACGTCGATTATTTATGACCGGAGGGATTTATGacaggagggagtatataatagatttgtgtatagattaaaatatagttgCCGCTAAAGTCTTAAAATACCTAACTGGAGATCAAAATTCTACAGAAGTTAACACGAGGAGGGGAGCAAACAGAGAACAAGCAATCGAAGGGAAGAAACAGAGAAACAGCATATTAATTCAAGGAAACAAGTACCAGCTGACAACGTATCCAATATCGATCGAAGCAAAGAAAATAGCACAGTCCTGGCTAAATAACATGGACTAGAGCTAGAGCTAAGCTAGCCTATTTGATGCATTTTCAACACGGCAACATATGAATTAATGGTCACAAGAATGCCACAAGGACAGTTTGGTGCAGAATTAATATTGAGCCTATGTTTTAAGGCAATGCGACCTGCAGAAAGTATATATATCCCTTTCTTTCCACTTCCAAACTCAGTAGCGAGCATATAATTTGAACTAGAAAACGAACTTATTTTATGAAGCGTAGACAATAAGTCCTTGAAAATTCCACAAAATGCCCAAAAAAATTGACACGTCTTTAAAAATCAAGaacattttttcattctcGAAGGAATTCAACTGCTATatatactgtttttttttcaatttgtcTGAAATAGTAATCTACCATAATTTTCCTAAATTGAAAGAAACTTATAGGTAAGAAAGCAAATAGAACACGCAAGAATTGATAGGAAGAAAACCCACTCAACTTTTAgctttgtttatgcttataagctaaaattgaattttcaaccttaaatttgaagttgtttttggaggttttatattatagtttattttttaccctTAGCTTTTATGtcattaagaacacatatataaaatttagttcataaatagtttttcatttataaatatgtcatttggattTTTCCCTGAAAAGCTGCCAAAAGATCACCCTTAGGGAAAATGCAAAAAGGAGATCTGGATAGTCTTACCTATCCGTGTGCAACATTAATTCAGTGAGGCAACAGATTAATTGATGGGTAAAAGTAAGCAATTTCACAAGGACAATATATCAATGTCAAATAAATATGAGATAGGTTATACGCCCTCCAGTTTTCTATATGTTTAACGCTATTGACTTTTAGTATTTGTGtgatcatttttcttatttattttttttgttaaatataaaaaatataagttattattatagttactttaataataaaataaaccacatcaaaatgaaaaataattatatattttttaaataagatacaTGAATAgttaatcatagattaaagGTGAACGACGCCAAACATAAACGACCAAATGGAGTAATATCTTAATTCCCATTTTGAGGAGTTAGCGGGCGAGTTAGGGCATGTCCAACAGTGTAGACGGCTGTtgtctatttgatatatagaGACAGCTAAATAGACAACATGTATAATAGGTGGTCTATTTGGCTGTCtatagcatatatatttaatacattattttttatgtttgtatttGTGACATGCAACCAATACATGAAGTATTTCTCTAGAAAAAGTTTGCATGCAACTTGGGAGCATGTGTCCAAGCAGTAGACCAGACGAACGAAGAGACAGTAATCTAGTTTTCTTGAGTTAATGATGTCACGTAGGATGAATAATCTGATGTGGACGCATATAGACAGCTGTTGTCTCActgttgtacatgcccttaTAGTCCCTACAAAAATCCATATGTCCTTGCAAAATAAGTTTCTCTAATTAGCTAGAACATGATAGCTTTTCCCGCTTCTCTTTGAAATTGAACTAAGACTGTATATGAGAATCCTACACTAGTTTACTCAAGAGTGctcaataaaacaaatttaggTATTGGGTAAAAAACAAGGGCCTTTAATTTTAACATGcttaaaaaagtatctcaaggtgttatatttttcagtataaaaaatttagtatcttaagatatcagaattttatactacaatttttggtaacttaagatactttttcaaggacGTTAAACAAGcccaaaaaacaaacattatatataaattatttctacaTTGAAAAGGAACCGATCGAGGTGTAGCAACAGCAATTAATGTTCCCAACCACATGTAATTAAGCAAAAGAGGATATTCCCAAACTTGGCTTCATGGTCCTTTTGATAGGAACCTATAACCATCTATAgctgcaaaatatttttgggcaatcgatcgatcgcttgATGAAgaaataaattgatttataGGGCTCTACTTTGTGTAAATTAAACTGAGATTGGTCACCTCACGAGTCACGACAAGTCACGGGGATGGGTCATGGGTGGCCTCTTTCACAATCTGAAAATAAAGATCCAACATTTTAATTTGGCATTTTCTCCTTGATATTGATCACACATCGACCAAGAACAACCAAATGCATGCCTTCTTGATATTCGGGTGATGGCTGATGGCTGCTGAATTTGTTTACGGGGCCGGTTTGATGAATCAAACCATAACAAGTAtccctccatatttaaatacaCGGTGCTTTGATATTTTAGACTCGTCctattttaatttctaaaaaatattatttatttattatgtcTTGTTTTACTACTCTTAAAGGCACTTTTAAACACAAGAcgtatttttagatatttaaacatttttaagtaaaataataaagtaaaaacGTTATACACTCAACATGCGTAGAGGGAGTAGCATAGACTATAAAAACCTTAcactttaatttataagtgTGTCctggcaaaaaaagaaaaagtgtGAACGAAACCGCGGCTAACAGTTATGGTCGCTCGAAAAGAAAATCCCTTTGGCCAGCTACCTGGATAACGTTTTTACTACTGTTGCATGACCAATTCTTCTTCCCTACATTATATACTGTGCAAGGAGAAAGCacgaggtaccaaattgtcAGTCTCCTCGCCATATCGTCTTATACAGTTATTTtatccgtattttaatagataataatattaattatatatatataactattcgttctattaaaattaattatataattatcatttatttgttgtAGTAGATTTATTACTttgtgtattttaattataacctATGTTCTTATACATTTGTACAAAATCTTTGAATtaaatgaatgatcaaat
This is a stretch of genomic DNA from Oryza brachyantha chromosome 1, ObraRS2, whole genome shotgun sequence. It encodes these proteins:
- the LOC102706430 gene encoding peroxidase 1-like, with product MAGHGVVALAVLAAYCLLLQLPAASRGQQLQVGFYNTSCPNAETLVRQAVTNAFANDSGIAAGLIRLHFHDCFVRGCDASVLLTSPNNTAERDAAPNNPSLRGFQVIDAAKAAVESACPRTVSCADIVAFAARDSVNLTGNVSYQVPSGRRDGNVSIDQDALNNLPQPTFTAAQLVASFANKSLTAEEMVILSGAHTVGRSFCTSFLARIWNNTTPIVDTGLSTAYATLLRALCPSNANSSTPTTTAIDPSTPATLDNNYYKLLPLNLGLFFSDNQLRANATLSASADSFAANETLWKQRFAAAMVKMGNIEVLTGSQGQVRLNCSVVNNGSSSGAGTAAYHYSGSTVSIDEIASS